ATAACCGATAACTTTCTAAACATAGCAAAGCAAACTTAACAAAGCAATAGGTTGTTCACCACCTTATTTTCCTTCCTTTGCGTCCTTTGCGAAATCTTCCTTTGTGCTCTTTGCGGTTAAATCTTTACACCTTTAAAAAACTTGAACATCAAGTAAAAGGAACCGTCCCCAAAAAGGTAATTATTTACTCATTATTTAGGTGAAATTACCACTCTTCGTTCTATTCCCTCACCGACGCTTTCTGTTTTTACCTGAGGATGATTTTGTAATGTTGAGTGAATAACATATCGTTCCTGGGACGGCATTGGTTCTAATTCAATCTTCTGTTTTGTTTTAATAACCTCTTGAGCCGTTTTTCTGGCTAAACCAATCAGGACATCAGCTCGTCTAATACGGTAGTCTTCAGTATCGACAACAATTCTTTTTTTGAGTTCTCCGCCACTTTTCTGATTAGATATCAAAGTAACAATTTCTTGAAGGGCATTAAGTGTTTGTCCTCGTTTGCCAATAAGAATAGCCGCATCATCAGTTTTAATTTCTAAATTGACTATTTCCGGTGTCTCTTTTATAATTACCTCTGCTTTTATCTCCATTAATTCTAAAATCCGACTTAATATTTCTTTACTCAATTCGCCGATTCCACTGTTTTTAAAAAGACTTACCTTCACCTTAACCAATTTTGATGCTCCAAAACCAAATAATCCTTTATTTTCTTCCTCCATTACTTCAATCTTGACCTCTTCTTTTGCCGCACCTAAAGTTTTCAATGCCTTCTCAATTGCCTCATCTGCCGTTTTTCCTGTTTCCTCTACAAATCTCATAATTTTTACCTCCTATTTTCTGGTAATTGGTAAATGGTGAATGGTAAATGGTAATTAGTTACCAGTTACCAATTACCAATTACCAGTTACCAATTACCAGTTACCAGTTACCAATTACCAATTACCAATTACCAATTACCAGTTACCAATTACCAATTACCAGTTACTTTTCTATTCCTTTATTAATTAAATATTGCTCACCGATAGTGAGTATATTTTGAATCAGCCAGTATAAAACTAAGCCAACCGGGAAACTCAAGAAGATAAATGTAAAAAATATAGTCATCAGTTGTCCTATTTTAGCCTGATTAGGGTCTGTTGTTGGAGTCATTTTTTGCTGGATAAACATTGTTGCCCCCATTAAAATTGGCAGGATAAAAAATGGGTCTTGTGAAGATAAATCCTGCCAGATAAGAAAATTCGCCCCTCTTAATTCTATACACTGTTTCAAGGCATTAAATAAGGCAAAAAATACCGGCATTTGCAAAAGCATTGGCAAACAGCCACCTAAGGGATTAACCTTATATCTTTTATAAAGCTCCATCATCTCACGATTTAAGGTTTCTTTGTCTTCTTTATGTTTTTCCTTTAATTTCTCTAATTCAGGATGAAGTGCCTTCATTTT
This window of the bacterium genome carries:
- the jag gene encoding RNA-binding cell elongation regulator Jag/EloR; the encoded protein is MRFVEETGKTADEAIEKALKTLGAAKEEVKIEVMEEENKGLFGFGASKLVKVKVSLFKNSGIGELSKEILSRILELMEIKAEVIIKETPEIVNLEIKTDDAAILIGKRGQTLNALQEIVTLISNQKSGGELKKRIVVDTEDYRIRRADVLIGLARKTAQEVIKTKQKIELEPMPSQERYVIHSTLQNHPQVKTESVGEGIERRVVISPK